A genome region from Manis javanica isolate MJ-LG chromosome 3, MJ_LKY, whole genome shotgun sequence includes the following:
- the LOC118973262 gene encoding transmembrane protein 108-like isoform X3 codes for MEHSWRPSDCLFQTCFLLTLALTEALVFAAPESSPRKPPQVLPSGTTPGTMATAPLGSGRHSSAAAAPTSAGTPSSQPNGSASWAAAPTVVTPQPDGRPPTHSVSAILATAAAPRSEGPLTTGPLPASLAPTSSRSESRPPGEAVPPVLVTKPAGATSRTTTTPTRATTRRPPRPPGSSRKGASGPSRSVLPVPSGHSGRKEGQRGRNQSSTQLGQKRPVGKIFQIYKGNFTGSVEPDPSTLTPRNPLWYYASSPEPQTVAAATAPSRTSWAPPSTTLVSMEDTPGLSGANQGGGPPFTSQQGELDATAASGAPANPQPAPVPSQHPRGDLQDGPSHSDSWLNVTLDTSRPPSASSGVFPGATGSPQAAFGAGVSAPSEGLPQGTSSTPHTPALPPGVSGSTVTPAKGEATATPTMTNRVSSPLPTVVSTATGNFLNRLVPAGAWEPGTAGNISHVAEGDKPQHRAAICLSTMDIAWVVLAISVPISSCSVLLTVCCLRRKKKTANPENSLSYWNNAITMDYFSKHAVELPREIQSLETSEDQLSEPRSPANGDYRDTGMVLVNPFCQETLFVENDQVSEI; via the exons gctTCCTCCTGACCTTGGCACTGACCGAAGCTCTGGTATTTGCCGCCCCGGAATCATCTCCCAGAAAACCTCCTCAggtcctcccctcaggcaccaccCCGGGCACCATGGCGACAGCACCTCTCGGCTCTGGCAGACACTCATCCGCGGCGGCCGCCCCCACCTCGGCGGGGACACCAAGCTCCCAGCCCAATGGATCCGCCTCCTGGGCAGCGGCCCCCACGGTAGTAACCCCGCAGCCAGACGGACGCCCTCCCACACACAGCGTCTCCGCTATCCTGGCGACAGCAGCCGCCCCCCGTTCTGAAGGCCCCCTGACCACAGGGCCACTTCCTGCCTCCTTGGCACCCACATCCTCCCGCTCAGAGAGCCGTCCCCCAGGGGAGGCTGTGCCCCCTGTCCTGGTGACAAAGCCCGCAGGAGCCACGAGCCGCACCACCACAACACCCACCCGGGCTACCACACGCAGGCCGCCTCGGCCCCCCGGCTCTTCCCGAAAGGGGGCCAGTGGACCATCTCGCTCTGTCCTGCCTGTACCCAGTGGCCActctgggaggaaggaaggcCAGCGGGGGCGAAATCAGAGCTCCACACAACTGGGGCAGAAACGGCCCGTGGGGAAAATCTTTCAGATCTACAAAGGCAACTTCACAGGGTCCGTGGAGCCCGACccctccaccctcacccccaggAATCCACTCTGGTATTACGCCTCCTCGCCAGAGCCCCAGACAGTGGCTGCAGCCACGGCACCCAGCAGGACCTCGTGGGCACCTCCCTCCACCACCCTGGTGTCCATGGAGGACACGCCAGGCCTTAGCGGAGCAAACCAGGGGGGCGGACCCCCCTTCACCAGCCAACAAGGGGAGCTGGATGCCACAGCAGCCTCAGGTGCCCCTGCCAACCCACAACCTGCCCCAGTGCCTTCTCAGCACCCCCGCGGTGACCTGCAAGATGGCCCCAGCCACAGTGACTCCTGGCTTAATGTCACTCTTGACACCAGCAGACCTCCATCTGCCAGCTCTGGGGTCTTTCCAGGCGCCACAGGGTCCCCCCAGGCTGCCTTCGGTGCCGGTGTCTCAGCCCCTTCTGAGGGGCTTCCtcagggaacttcctcaaccccacataccccagcccttccccctggGGTCTCAGGAAGCACTGTTACCCCAGCCAAGGGGGAGGCAACTGCCACCCCCACCATGACCAACAGGGTGTCCAGTCCCCTCCCCACAGTGGTGTCCACAGCCACAGGAAACTTCCTCAACCGCCTGGTCCCTGCTGGCGCCTGGGAGCCTGGGACAGCAGGGAACATCTCCCATGTGGCTGAAGGGGACAAGCCGCAGCACAGGGCCGCCATCTGCCTGAGCACGATGGACATCGCCTGGGTGGTCCTGGCCATCAGTGTGCCCATCTCCTCCTGCT CCGTCTTGCTGACAGTGTGCtgcctgaggaggaagaagaagacgGCCAACCCAGAGAACAGCCTGAGCTACTGGAACAACGCCATCACCATGGACTACTTCAGCAAGCATGCTGTGGAGTTGCCCAGGGAGATCCAGTCCCTTGAAACCTCTGAG
- the LOC118973262 gene encoding transmembrane protein 108-like isoform X5 → MWTGDINGEAETRDLHVNLDILEAGFLLTLALTEALVFAAPESSPRKPPQVLPSGTTPGTMATAPLGSGRHSSAAAAPTSAGTPSSQPNGSASWAAAPTVVTPQPDGRPPTHSVSAILATAAAPRSEGPLTTGPLPASLAPTSSRSESRPPGEAVPPVLVTKPAGATSRTTTTPTRATTRRPPRPPGSSRKGASGPSRSVLPVPSGHSGRKEGQRGRNQSSTQLGQKRPVGKIFQIYKGNFTGSVEPDPSTLTPRNPLWYYASSPEPQTVAAATAPSRTSWAPPSTTLVSMEDTPGLSGANQGGGPPFTSQQGELDATAASGAPANPQPAPVPSQHPRGDLQDGPSHSDSWLNVTLDTSRPPSASSGVFPGATGSPQAAFGAGVSAPSEGLPQGTSSTPHTPALPPGVSGSTVTPAKGEATATPTMTNRVSSPLPTVVSTATGNFLNRLVPAGAWEPGTAGNISHVAEGDKPQHRAAICLSTMDIAWVVLAISVPISSCCGVSCRRCRPAVPCGFHGCWWRRAVPRPPPPAAACHSFNEESGGLLPDISIKNLLWSLRTLGLPLRSPHVLDPRSLEFL, encoded by the exons gctTCCTCCTGACCTTGGCACTGACCGAAGCTCTGGTATTTGCCGCCCCGGAATCATCTCCCAGAAAACCTCCTCAggtcctcccctcaggcaccaccCCGGGCACCATGGCGACAGCACCTCTCGGCTCTGGCAGACACTCATCCGCGGCGGCCGCCCCCACCTCGGCGGGGACACCAAGCTCCCAGCCCAATGGATCCGCCTCCTGGGCAGCGGCCCCCACGGTAGTAACCCCGCAGCCAGACGGACGCCCTCCCACACACAGCGTCTCCGCTATCCTGGCGACAGCAGCCGCCCCCCGTTCTGAAGGCCCCCTGACCACAGGGCCACTTCCTGCCTCCTTGGCACCCACATCCTCCCGCTCAGAGAGCCGTCCCCCAGGGGAGGCTGTGCCCCCTGTCCTGGTGACAAAGCCCGCAGGAGCCACGAGCCGCACCACCACAACACCCACCCGGGCTACCACACGCAGGCCGCCTCGGCCCCCCGGCTCTTCCCGAAAGGGGGCCAGTGGACCATCTCGCTCTGTCCTGCCTGTACCCAGTGGCCActctgggaggaaggaaggcCAGCGGGGGCGAAATCAGAGCTCCACACAACTGGGGCAGAAACGGCCCGTGGGGAAAATCTTTCAGATCTACAAAGGCAACTTCACAGGGTCCGTGGAGCCCGACccctccaccctcacccccaggAATCCACTCTGGTATTACGCCTCCTCGCCAGAGCCCCAGACAGTGGCTGCAGCCACGGCACCCAGCAGGACCTCGTGGGCACCTCCCTCCACCACCCTGGTGTCCATGGAGGACACGCCAGGCCTTAGCGGAGCAAACCAGGGGGGCGGACCCCCCTTCACCAGCCAACAAGGGGAGCTGGATGCCACAGCAGCCTCAGGTGCCCCTGCCAACCCACAACCTGCCCCAGTGCCTTCTCAGCACCCCCGCGGTGACCTGCAAGATGGCCCCAGCCACAGTGACTCCTGGCTTAATGTCACTCTTGACACCAGCAGACCTCCATCTGCCAGCTCTGGGGTCTTTCCAGGCGCCACAGGGTCCCCCCAGGCTGCCTTCGGTGCCGGTGTCTCAGCCCCTTCTGAGGGGCTTCCtcagggaacttcctcaaccccacataccccagcccttccccctggGGTCTCAGGAAGCACTGTTACCCCAGCCAAGGGGGAGGCAACTGCCACCCCCACCATGACCAACAGGGTGTCCAGTCCCCTCCCCACAGTGGTGTCCACAGCCACAGGAAACTTCCTCAACCGCCTGGTCCCTGCTGGCGCCTGGGAGCCTGGGACAGCAGGGAACATCTCCCATGTGGCTGAAGGGGACAAGCCGCAGCACAGGGCCGCCATCTGCCTGAGCACGATGGACATCGCCTGGGTGGTCCTGGCCATCAGTGTGCCCATCTCCTCCTGCT GTGGTGTGAGCTGCAGGCGGTGCAGGCCCGCTGTCCCGTGTGGCTTCCACGGGTGCTGGTGGAGAAGAGCTGTCCCTAGGCCACCACCCCCAGCTGCTGCCTGTCACTCCTTTAATGAGGAGTCAGGAGGCCTCCTCCCTGACATCTCCATAAAGAATCTGCTGTGGTCGCTCAGAACCTTAGGGCTTCCTTTACGTTCTCCCCACGTACTTGATCCTAGATCCTTAGAGTTTCTCTGA
- the LOC118973262 gene encoding transmembrane protein 108-like isoform X4 — translation MKRSLQALYCQLLSFLLTLALTEALVFAAPESSPRKPPQVLPSGTTPGTMATAPLGSGRHSSAAAAPTSAGTPSSQPNGSASWAAAPTVVTPQPDGRPPTHSVSAILATAAAPRSEGPLTTGPLPASLAPTSSRSESRPPGEAVPPVLVTKPAGATSRTTTTPTRATTRRPPRPPGSSRKGASGPSRSVLPVPSGHSGRKEGQRGRNQSSTQLGQKRPVGKIFQIYKGNFTGSVEPDPSTLTPRNPLWYYASSPEPQTVAAATAPSRTSWAPPSTTLVSMEDTPGLSGANQGGGPPFTSQQGELDATAASGAPANPQPAPVPSQHPRGDLQDGPSHSDSWLNVTLDTSRPPSASSGVFPGATGSPQAAFGAGVSAPSEGLPQGTSSTPHTPALPPGVSGSTVTPAKGEATATPTMTNRVSSPLPTVVSTATGNFLNRLVPAGAWEPGTAGNISHVAEGDKPQHRAAICLSTMDIAWVVLAISVPISSCSVLLTVCCLRRKKKTANPENSLSYWNNAITMDYFSKHAVELPREIQSLETSEDQLSEPRSPANGDYRDTGMVLVNPFCQETLFVENDQVSEI, via the exons gctTCCTCCTGACCTTGGCACTGACCGAAGCTCTGGTATTTGCCGCCCCGGAATCATCTCCCAGAAAACCTCCTCAggtcctcccctcaggcaccaccCCGGGCACCATGGCGACAGCACCTCTCGGCTCTGGCAGACACTCATCCGCGGCGGCCGCCCCCACCTCGGCGGGGACACCAAGCTCCCAGCCCAATGGATCCGCCTCCTGGGCAGCGGCCCCCACGGTAGTAACCCCGCAGCCAGACGGACGCCCTCCCACACACAGCGTCTCCGCTATCCTGGCGACAGCAGCCGCCCCCCGTTCTGAAGGCCCCCTGACCACAGGGCCACTTCCTGCCTCCTTGGCACCCACATCCTCCCGCTCAGAGAGCCGTCCCCCAGGGGAGGCTGTGCCCCCTGTCCTGGTGACAAAGCCCGCAGGAGCCACGAGCCGCACCACCACAACACCCACCCGGGCTACCACACGCAGGCCGCCTCGGCCCCCCGGCTCTTCCCGAAAGGGGGCCAGTGGACCATCTCGCTCTGTCCTGCCTGTACCCAGTGGCCActctgggaggaaggaaggcCAGCGGGGGCGAAATCAGAGCTCCACACAACTGGGGCAGAAACGGCCCGTGGGGAAAATCTTTCAGATCTACAAAGGCAACTTCACAGGGTCCGTGGAGCCCGACccctccaccctcacccccaggAATCCACTCTGGTATTACGCCTCCTCGCCAGAGCCCCAGACAGTGGCTGCAGCCACGGCACCCAGCAGGACCTCGTGGGCACCTCCCTCCACCACCCTGGTGTCCATGGAGGACACGCCAGGCCTTAGCGGAGCAAACCAGGGGGGCGGACCCCCCTTCACCAGCCAACAAGGGGAGCTGGATGCCACAGCAGCCTCAGGTGCCCCTGCCAACCCACAACCTGCCCCAGTGCCTTCTCAGCACCCCCGCGGTGACCTGCAAGATGGCCCCAGCCACAGTGACTCCTGGCTTAATGTCACTCTTGACACCAGCAGACCTCCATCTGCCAGCTCTGGGGTCTTTCCAGGCGCCACAGGGTCCCCCCAGGCTGCCTTCGGTGCCGGTGTCTCAGCCCCTTCTGAGGGGCTTCCtcagggaacttcctcaaccccacataccccagcccttccccctggGGTCTCAGGAAGCACTGTTACCCCAGCCAAGGGGGAGGCAACTGCCACCCCCACCATGACCAACAGGGTGTCCAGTCCCCTCCCCACAGTGGTGTCCACAGCCACAGGAAACTTCCTCAACCGCCTGGTCCCTGCTGGCGCCTGGGAGCCTGGGACAGCAGGGAACATCTCCCATGTGGCTGAAGGGGACAAGCCGCAGCACAGGGCCGCCATCTGCCTGAGCACGATGGACATCGCCTGGGTGGTCCTGGCCATCAGTGTGCCCATCTCCTCCTGCT CCGTCTTGCTGACAGTGTGCtgcctgaggaggaagaagaagacgGCCAACCCAGAGAACAGCCTGAGCTACTGGAACAACGCCATCACCATGGACTACTTCAGCAAGCATGCTGTGGAGTTGCCCAGGGAGATCCAGTCCCTTGAAACCTCTGAG